Proteins encoded together in one Campylobacter peloridis LMG 23910 window:
- a CDS encoding triose-phosphate isomerase, which produces MIFAANLKCNHTRSSFELYAQELNQNLNKEDEIFIFPPSTAFLKANFTFHQGAQNFYPCENGAYTGEIGKTHLEEFNIKSVLIGHSERRALNEDESFLKAKFNFAKSLDFNIIYCIGESLETKNANKSLDFLKKQIENIDLSYKKLIIAYEPIYSIGTGVSANLNDINTILNFLREFTKAKLLYGGSVNQNNIKEICALKNCDGVLIGSAALNANDFLNMIQIAKG; this is translated from the coding sequence ATGATTTTTGCAGCAAATTTAAAGTGTAATCATACAAGATCAAGCTTTGAACTTTACGCTCAGGAATTAAATCAAAATTTAAATAAAGAAGATGAAATTTTCATCTTCCCACCAAGTACAGCTTTTTTAAAAGCAAATTTCACCTTTCATCAAGGAGCACAAAATTTTTATCCTTGTGAAAATGGAGCCTATACTGGAGAAATAGGTAAAACTCACTTAGAAGAATTTAATATCAAAAGTGTATTAATCGGCCATTCTGAAAGAAGAGCTTTAAATGAAGATGAAAGCTTTTTAAAAGCTAAATTTAATTTTGCTAAAAGTCTTGATTTTAACATTATTTATTGCATAGGTGAAAGTTTAGAAACTAAAAATGCTAACAAAAGCTTAGATTTTTTAAAAAAACAAATAGAAAATATTGATTTATCTTATAAAAAACTTATCATAGCTTATGAGCCTATTTATTCTATAGGCACAGGAGTAAGTGCCAATCTTAATGATATCAATACTATACTTAATTTTTTAAGAGAATTTACCAAAGCCAAACTTTTATATGGTGGAAGTGTTAATCAAAACAATATTAAAGAAATTTGTGCTTTAAAAAATTGTGATGGAGTTTTAATAGGTTCAGCTGCATTAAATGCAAATGATTTTTTAAATATGATACAAATAGCTAAAGGTTAA